A genomic region of Streptosporangium lutulentum contains the following coding sequences:
- a CDS encoding gamma-glutamyltransferase family protein, with translation MITHRIAVPLAGILAGTSFLFVQPAVASPPGVEKKPVAEGYGGAVSTVDLDASKVALGVLRQGGNAMDAAVAAAATLGVTEPYSAGLAGGGFIVYYDARNKKVHTIDGRETAPRAMGPTSLEGIPFEEAVTSGLSAGVPGSVAQWELALRRFGTLSLKRALDPAIEVASKGFKIDQTFYDQTASNAARFKDFTSTAKLYLPGGAPPPVGSTFRNPELAETYRQLGKRGGDWLYKGSLGAEVVATVKTPPVTPGSTRKVRPGLMEASDLRAYRALERPPTKMTYKGMDVYGMAPPSSGGSTVGEALNILEALPRVGLHEYLEASRLSFADRGKYVGDIPGVPLKELLSDGFAKERSCLIGERAMPNPAPPGDPDGRYGPCPAAPSVKATETPAEGPETTHLVVTDRWGNVVAYNITIESTGGNGIVVPGRGFLLNNELTDFTFGPAPGDPNLPAPGKRPRSSMAPTIVLADGKPLLALGSPGGATIITTVLQILANRWDFGMSLPEALAAPRASQRNTAQTQAEQGFIDRYGAELTLRGHSFAPTPEIGAATAIEFLRHGRIQAVAEPVRRGGGSALVMSERR, from the coding sequence ATGATCACTCATCGCATCGCCGTTCCCCTTGCCGGAATCCTGGCCGGGACCTCTTTCCTGTTCGTGCAACCCGCGGTGGCGTCGCCACCCGGGGTGGAGAAGAAACCCGTCGCCGAAGGGTACGGCGGAGCGGTTTCGACCGTCGACCTGGACGCGAGCAAGGTCGCGTTGGGCGTGCTGCGCCAGGGCGGCAACGCGATGGACGCGGCGGTCGCCGCGGCGGCCACGCTCGGTGTGACCGAACCTTATTCTGCGGGGTTGGCCGGGGGCGGGTTCATCGTCTACTACGACGCGCGGAACAAGAAGGTCCACACGATCGACGGCCGTGAGACGGCGCCGCGGGCGATGGGCCCGACGTCTTTGGAGGGCATCCCGTTCGAGGAGGCCGTGACCAGCGGGCTGTCCGCCGGAGTGCCGGGCAGTGTGGCGCAGTGGGAGCTGGCGCTGCGCAGGTTCGGCACGCTCTCGTTGAAGAGGGCGCTCGACCCCGCGATCGAGGTCGCCTCGAAGGGGTTCAAGATCGATCAGACCTTCTACGACCAGACCGCCTCCAACGCCGCCCGGTTCAAGGACTTCACCTCCACCGCGAAGCTCTACCTTCCCGGTGGCGCCCCGCCGCCGGTCGGGTCCACGTTCCGCAACCCCGAGCTGGCCGAGACCTACCGGCAGCTCGGCAAACGTGGTGGTGACTGGCTGTACAAGGGGTCTCTCGGCGCGGAGGTCGTGGCCACGGTGAAGACTCCGCCGGTCACGCCCGGGTCCACCCGCAAGGTGCGGCCGGGCCTGATGGAGGCGTCCGACCTGAGGGCCTACCGCGCGCTCGAACGGCCGCCCACGAAGATGACCTACAAGGGCATGGACGTGTACGGCATGGCGCCCCCGTCCTCGGGCGGTTCGACGGTCGGCGAGGCGCTCAACATCCTCGAAGCCCTGCCCAGGGTCGGCCTGCACGAGTATCTGGAGGCGTCCCGGCTCTCCTTCGCCGATCGGGGCAAGTACGTCGGCGACATCCCCGGGGTGCCGTTGAAGGAACTGCTGTCCGACGGGTTCGCCAAGGAGCGCTCCTGCCTGATCGGCGAGCGGGCGATGCCCAACCCGGCCCCGCCGGGCGACCCCGACGGGAGGTACGGGCCCTGCCCGGCCGCGCCGTCGGTGAAGGCCACCGAGACGCCCGCCGAAGGCCCCGAGACCACCCACCTGGTCGTGACCGACCGGTGGGGCAACGTGGTCGCCTACAACATCACGATCGAGTCGACCGGCGGCAACGGCATCGTCGTTCCCGGCCGGGGGTTCCTGCTCAACAACGAGCTGACCGACTTCACCTTCGGCCCCGCCCCCGGCGACCCGAACCTGCCCGCGCCCGGTAAGCGGCCCCGCTCGTCGATGGCCCCGACGATCGTCCTGGCGGACGGCAAGCCGCTGCTCGCGCTGGGTTCGCCCGGTGGCGCCACGATCATCACGACCGTGTTGCAGATCCTGGCCAACCGCTGGGACTTCGGCATGTCCCTGCCCGAGGCGCTGGCCGCTCCTCGCGCCAGCCAGCGCAACACCGCCCAGACCCAGGCCGAGCAGGGCTTCATCGACCGCTACGGGGCCGAGCTGACGCTCAGGGGGCACAGTTTCGCGCCGACCCCCGAGATCGGTGCGGCCACCGCCATCGAGTTCCTTCGCCACGGCAGGATCCAGGCGGTGGCCGAACCCGTCAGGAGGGGTGGCGGCAGCGCCCTGGTGATGAGCGAGCGCAGGTAG
- a CDS encoding serine/threonine-protein kinase: MADPSLPVLAGRYRALERLGEGGMGVVWQARDELLHREVAIKEVRIDPHLPEAHRVEMRERTLREARAAARLSHPSIVAVHDVIAQDGRPWIVMDLVRGRSLGQAMRADGPLPPRWVAAIGLAVLDALALAHSRGIVHRDVKPANIMLAQDGGVLLTDFGIATLEGEVQLTSPDALVGSPGYIAPERLRGTGDGPAADLWSLGATLYAAVEGRGPFQRDTPVATLGAVLTQETPFPSRAATLAPVLLAVLAKDPRQRPRESWLRAALHQVAQGLLPEPLPTTGPQEGTTAPHARTSPPRPRRTGLIAGAALAVVAAGAAGAVLLSTLDEPATPTASPSAPDPRAGRFPTAPDPCTLLTKPQSLLVVPDSSPILMEPADGEPYCFWDNDKADKRTLRIAVGHKGSVPGKSGPDAAHTFFIAERTAIVADEGTGLLGSTGPLRNVGRVGAESFSYDSVALDQVNAIIRFRVSNLLIQVNVSEKGERASTELRRHALHVARQVSEELNSRD; this comes from the coding sequence ATGGCTGACCCGTCACTCCCGGTGCTCGCGGGCCGATACCGCGCGCTCGAACGCCTCGGGGAGGGCGGGATGGGCGTGGTCTGGCAGGCTCGCGACGAGCTGCTCCACCGCGAGGTGGCGATCAAGGAGGTGCGGATCGACCCGCACCTGCCCGAGGCGCATCGCGTCGAGATGCGAGAGCGCACCCTCCGCGAGGCTCGCGCCGCCGCCCGGCTGAGCCATCCGTCCATCGTGGCCGTGCATGACGTCATCGCGCAGGACGGTCGCCCGTGGATCGTGATGGACCTGGTCAGGGGCCGGTCACTGGGCCAGGCGATGCGCGCGGACGGACCGCTCCCGCCCCGATGGGTGGCCGCGATCGGGCTGGCCGTGCTCGACGCGCTGGCCCTCGCGCACAGCCGGGGCATCGTGCACCGGGACGTGAAACCGGCCAACATCATGCTCGCCCAGGACGGCGGGGTGCTGCTGACCGACTTCGGCATCGCCACGCTTGAGGGCGAGGTCCAGCTCACCTCGCCGGACGCGCTGGTCGGCTCCCCCGGTTACATCGCCCCCGAACGGCTGCGCGGCACCGGCGACGGCCCGGCCGCCGACCTGTGGTCCCTGGGCGCCACCCTGTACGCGGCCGTCGAGGGCCGGGGCCCCTTCCAGCGGGACACCCCGGTGGCGACCCTCGGAGCGGTGCTCACCCAGGAGACCCCGTTCCCCTCCCGGGCGGCGACCCTGGCACCCGTGCTGCTCGCCGTACTGGCCAAGGACCCCAGACAGCGTCCCCGGGAGTCCTGGCTCCGCGCCGCCCTGCACCAGGTCGCCCAGGGGCTTCTCCCGGAGCCGCTGCCGACGACCGGGCCGCAGGAGGGAACGACCGCGCCGCACGCGCGGACCTCGCCACCGAGGCCACGCCGCACCGGGCTGATCGCCGGGGCCGCGCTGGCGGTGGTCGCGGCCGGGGCCGCCGGAGCCGTGCTTCTGTCGACCCTCGACGAGCCGGCGACGCCCACGGCCTCGCCGAGCGCCCCCGACCCCCGTGCCGGACGGTTCCCCACCGCTCCCGACCCGTGCACCCTGCTGACCAAGCCTCAGAGCCTGCTCGTGGTGCCGGACTCGTCCCCGATACTTATGGAGCCGGCCGACGGTGAACCGTACTGTTTCTGGGACAACGACAAGGCCGACAAGCGCACCCTCCGGATCGCCGTCGGTCACAAGGGCTCCGTACCGGGGAAGAGCGGCCCCGACGCGGCCCACACGTTCTTCATCGCCGAGCGCACCGCGATCGTCGCCGACGAGGGAACCGGCCTTCTCGGCTCGACCGGCCCGCTGAGGAACGTGGGCCGGGTCGGGGCGGAGTCGTTCTCCTACGACAGCGTCGCCCTGGACCAGGTCAACGCGATCATTCGTTTCCGGGTGAGCAACCTGCTGATCCAGGTCAACGTGTCGGAGAAGGGCGAACGGGCGAGCACCGAGCTACGCCGGCACGCCCTGCACGTCGCCCGTCAGGTCTCCGAGGAGCTGAACAGCCGTGACTGA
- a CDS encoding serine/threonine-protein kinase has protein sequence MSDSGLLAGRYRMLERRDPTGTSWRSRDELLHRDVTISEVRLPPPGPYRDRLLGQIRATAGLRHPGITALHDVVSTPDRMWLVLESVEGRSLLQTVRADGPFAPERAAEIGLRVLDALAAAHERGVHLAATPDAVLLTPGGRVVLTGIASPVPPDELRDLGVTLFAAVEGRMPDTGPHAGLRMADGTPLADPVTGSTRSGPLTPLLDELLATEPVRHPDATSVRLTLERIAPRPARQGPRRGPLVVAAAVTAVLVLGGATFWLWPRSADLTLPAMEPTPMAEPASFRAIPRPCGLLSKEQLEKLYLKTANPFTETSTKCGWGAANDGQPENLNHLISYEIAIFPTQNDEPGRQRAHKAFTDRLASARLSTGTDTAGATRTPPAPVRGVGQEAYTGTLDTSEEHAVAVVVRVSNLLVSIEYQRGAGPNSSGQTEKGAIDAAKWIAEALARQR, from the coding sequence ATGAGCGATTCCGGCCTCCTCGCCGGGCGGTACCGCATGCTGGAGCGCCGGGACCCCACCGGAACGAGCTGGCGCTCGCGTGACGAGCTGCTCCACCGCGACGTCACGATCTCCGAGGTACGGCTCCCGCCCCCGGGCCCGTACCGCGACCGGCTCCTCGGCCAGATCCGCGCCACGGCCGGTCTGCGGCATCCCGGCATCACCGCCCTCCACGACGTGGTCTCCACTCCCGACCGGATGTGGCTGGTCCTGGAGTCGGTCGAGGGCCGTTCACTGCTCCAGACGGTCCGCGCCGACGGCCCGTTCGCCCCGGAGCGCGCGGCCGAGATCGGCCTGCGCGTGCTGGACGCCCTGGCCGCCGCCCATGAGCGGGGCGTTCACCTCGCCGCCACCCCCGACGCCGTGCTGCTGACCCCCGGCGGCCGGGTCGTCCTGACCGGCATCGCCTCCCCCGTTCCCCCCGACGAGCTGCGCGACCTGGGCGTCACCCTGTTCGCCGCCGTCGAGGGCCGGATGCCGGACACCGGGCCCCACGCCGGTCTCCGCATGGCGGACGGAACCCCCCTGGCCGATCCCGTCACCGGATCGACCCGCTCGGGCCCGCTGACCCCGCTGCTGGACGAGCTGCTGGCCACAGAGCCCGTCCGCCACCCCGACGCCACCTCGGTCCGGCTGACGCTGGAGAGGATCGCTCCTCGCCCCGCCCGGCAGGGCCCCCGCCGCGGCCCCCTCGTCGTCGCCGCGGCCGTCACCGCCGTCCTGGTCCTGGGAGGCGCCACCTTCTGGCTCTGGCCCCGCTCAGCCGACCTCACGCTTCCGGCCATGGAGCCGACTCCAATGGCCGAGCCCGCATCGTTCCGTGCGATCCCGCGACCCTGCGGTCTGCTGTCGAAGGAGCAGCTGGAAAAGCTCTATCTCAAGACTGCCAACCCCTTCACCGAAACCTCCACCAAATGCGGCTGGGGAGCAGCTAACGATGGCCAGCCGGAGAATCTCAATCACCTGATCTCTTACGAGATCGCGATCTTTCCCACCCAGAATGACGAACCTGGAAGACAGAGGGCACACAAAGCCTTCACAGACCGTCTCGCGTCGGCGAGACTGTCCACCGGGACTGACACCGCGGGCGCTACCCGAACCCCGCCCGCCCCTGTCCGTGGAGTCGGTCAGGAGGCTTACACCGGAACGCTCGACACGAGCGAGGAACACGCCGTGGCGGTCGTCGTCCGGGTGAGTAATCTGCTGGTCTCGATTGAATATCAGCGTGGCGCGGGCCCGAACAGTTCGGGTCAGACGGAGAAAGGCGCGATCGACGCGGCGAAGTGGATCGCGGAAGCGCTGGCTCGCCAGAGGTGA
- a CDS encoding winged helix-turn-helix transcriptional regulator, producing the protein MNGAEQEPARAELSAIGQALAILGDRWVLLILQRAFLLRIRTFAAWRDALGISESVLASRLKELVGHGIFQLAAYRNGRTRYEYRLTGRGLRLWALLVAIHTWERVWANRRQLQPLRHDLCGEDANPYLGCGSCLASMSARDTRTEFGPRAVFSRSGPSRRHRRTVHPVAESDLIGYCPDSMEILGDRWSTSILSAAFLGTHRFVDFQSELGIAPSVLTDRLRRFVELGVFDPRPDGSYGLTDKGLAFFEVFAFLVDWAQGELPGPEGSALSITHRPCGAAFDPVLLCTACVRPLRRHEVRFILSGEGTAETAR; encoded by the coding sequence GTGAACGGCGCTGAGCAGGAGCCGGCGAGAGCCGAGCTCAGTGCGATCGGGCAGGCGCTGGCGATCCTGGGGGATCGATGGGTGCTGCTGATCCTGCAGCGGGCGTTCCTCCTGCGGATCCGGACCTTCGCCGCGTGGCGGGACGCGCTGGGCATCTCCGAGTCGGTGCTCGCCTCCAGGCTCAAGGAGCTGGTCGGCCACGGGATCTTCCAGCTGGCCGCCTACCGGAACGGCCGGACCCGCTACGAATACCGGCTGACCGGGCGGGGACTGCGGTTGTGGGCGCTGCTGGTGGCCATCCACACGTGGGAGCGGGTCTGGGCGAACCGGAGGCAGCTGCAGCCGCTCCGCCACGACCTGTGCGGCGAGGACGCGAACCCGTACCTCGGGTGCGGTTCCTGTTTGGCCTCGATGAGCGCCCGTGACACCCGGACCGAGTTCGGCCCGCGGGCCGTCTTCTCCCGGAGCGGCCCGTCCCGCCGCCACCGCCGCACGGTCCACCCCGTCGCGGAGTCCGATCTGATCGGCTACTGCCCGGATTCGATGGAGATCCTCGGCGACCGCTGGAGCACGAGCATCCTCTCCGCGGCCTTCCTGGGCACTCACCGCTTCGTCGACTTCCAGTCGGAGCTCGGCATCGCGCCCTCGGTGCTCACCGACCGCCTGCGCCGCTTCGTCGAGCTCGGCGTCTTCGACCCCCGCCCCGACGGCTCCTACGGTCTCACCGACAAGGGCCTGGCCTTCTTCGAGGTCTTCGCCTTCCTGGTCGACTGGGCCCAGGGCGAGCTTCCCGGCCCCGAGGGATCGGCCCTGTCCATCACCCACAGGCCGTGCGGCGCCGCGTTCGACCCCGTCCTGCTGTGCACGGCCTGCGTCCGGCCACTCCGGCGCCACGAGGTCCGCTTCATTTTGTCCGGAGAAGGAACCGCGGAGACAGCCCGGTGA
- a CDS encoding SURF1 family protein codes for MFRILFSPRVVALHLIAIGALVACGLLGRWQLGVFEDSGKPHAVLDPAPVAVGTLTVPGRQMTTDAVSRQVTAEGTFDASKQLLVAERDNGLWLLAPLDLGDGTSIPVVRGWVATADDPAIAVPSGKVTVTGRLQPSENLDTVVSRPRQLPPGQVMTVSSGELINVWRGVKLRNGYVVATGQSPAPAVAVKPVSVAAPTEPGGFTWRNLAYAAQWWIFGLFAVFMWWHFVRDALQGRTDEQNRKPEPAAA; via the coding sequence ATGTTCCGGATCCTTTTCTCTCCGCGCGTGGTGGCGCTCCACCTGATCGCGATAGGAGCGCTTGTCGCGTGCGGGCTGCTGGGCCGCTGGCAGCTCGGCGTTTTCGAGGATTCCGGTAAGCCTCACGCGGTGCTCGATCCCGCGCCGGTGGCGGTCGGCACTCTCACGGTGCCCGGCAGGCAGATGACGACCGACGCGGTCAGCCGTCAGGTGACGGCGGAGGGGACCTTCGACGCGTCGAAGCAGCTCCTGGTGGCCGAGCGCGACAACGGTCTGTGGCTGCTCGCCCCGCTCGACCTCGGCGACGGCACCTCGATCCCCGTCGTGCGCGGGTGGGTGGCCACGGCAGACGATCCGGCCATCGCCGTGCCGTCGGGCAAGGTGACGGTCACCGGGCGGCTGCAGCCCTCGGAGAACCTCGACACCGTGGTGAGCCGGCCCCGGCAGCTTCCTCCCGGGCAGGTGATGACCGTGTCGTCGGGCGAACTGATCAACGTGTGGCGGGGCGTGAAGCTGCGCAACGGGTATGTGGTGGCCACCGGGCAGTCCCCCGCTCCGGCCGTCGCCGTCAAGCCGGTGAGCGTGGCCGCCCCGACAGAGCCCGGCGGGTTCACCTGGCGCAATCTCGCCTATGCCGCCCAGTGGTGGATCTTCGGGCTGTTCGCGGTCTTCATGTGGTGGCACTTCGTCCGTGACGCCCTGCAAGGCCGTACGGACGAGCAGAATCGCAAGCCCGAACCGGCCGCCGCGTGA
- a CDS encoding DUF3817 domain-containing protein — MTVESALKPFRVLAYIVGTMLLVLCTCIVLRYGFGIDQPSKIVSPIHGFLYMLYLVATMNLGMKSRWSWQYIVGVMLAGTVPFLSFVFERKVTRRVETELAASPA; from the coding sequence ATGACCGTGGAATCCGCCCTCAAGCCCTTTCGCGTCCTGGCGTATATCGTCGGCACGATGCTGCTCGTCCTGTGCACCTGCATCGTGCTCAGGTACGGCTTCGGCATCGACCAGCCCTCAAAGATCGTTTCCCCGATCCACGGCTTCCTCTACATGCTCTACCTGGTGGCCACGATGAACCTGGGCATGAAGTCCCGCTGGTCGTGGCAGTACATCGTGGGCGTGATGCTCGCGGGCACCGTGCCGTTTCTGTCGTTCGTGTTCGAGCGGAAGGTCACCCGGCGCGTGGAGACCGAGCTCGCCGCCTCACCGGCCTGA